From the Planktothricoides raciborskii GIHE-MW2 genome, the window AGTCACGGCAATCTGTTCAGAGGTTTCAGCCGACGATAATCGATAACCGTAAAAATCAATTCGGTAATCAGTAATTTGAACGCCAGTTTGCGCTTCTATTTGCTTGATCAGTTCTTCTGGTAATGTTACATAAATATCCAAAAGTTGACCTGTGTTGAGACAATTGATATGACTGTGGGAGTCACTGATGTTCCCATACAGCCGCCCATCGGATCGCTCGATACATTCGATAATCCCTTGACCGGATAAGGCTTCGAGGTTTTGATACACCGAAGTATGACCAATGGCTTTGCCTTCTCGATTGAGGCGATCGTAAATTTCCCGCGCCGAAAGATGTTCTGGAACCTGCCACAGCAGTTCCAAAATAAATCGCCTCTGACGGCTCATCCGCATCCCTAAATCTCGACATTGGTTTAAAGCATCTTCTAAAGAGGAAATTTTTTTCACAGCCACTCCTTTAGTTAGGACCTCACGAAAGTTTAATTTTTTTTATCAGTGATTTTATCGGTGCCACTTTTTGGGACAGCTTTGCGGTTTTGCATGGTTGATTCTATCGAAACAGAATCTTCTGCCGTTGGTGGCAAGTATCCAAAAAATCAACCAAAAAATCAACCCCTGTGCTGCCTAGTTATTTTAACGGATCGATAACTGAATCCAGGGACGAGCTTTGATAGAAGGCACAGGAGGTTAAAAAAAATATTACTAAACCTTATCATATTTTGTCATCTAGTGCTAGAATGACAGCAACGAGTAATTTTTTAGGCCGATGAAATATGTTACGCCCAGAGAAGCATCTGAATCTCTTGGAGTTGCCATTAGTACATTGCGGCGATGGGACAAACAAGGAAAAATCAAGTCCATCCGAACCCCAGGGGGGCAGCGCCGATTTGCAATTGTTGAGTACGAGCAGGACGCGAAACCAACTATTTGCTATGCAAGAGTCTCTAGTTATTCCCAGCGAGATGACTTGTCTAGACAAGTTGAATTTTTGCGCCACGCATATCCGTCATCTGAAATTGTTCAAGAAATTGGCTCCGGACTCAATTTTAAGCGGAAAAAACTTATCGCCATTTTGGAGCGAATCTACCGGGCTGATGTCGGATGCCTTGTCTGCGCTTACCCCGATAGAATCGTCCGATTTGGATTCCCGCTTATTGAGTGGTTATGCGACCAAGCTGGATGCAAACTCGTGGTTCTTAATCAACGTAATCTCTCTCCAGAAAGAGAACTCGTTGAAGATATCCTGTCCATCCTCCATTGCTTTTCTGCAAGGCTATACGGACTGCGAAAATACAAAAAACAAGTTGAAAAAGTGCTTCAAGAAAAAAGCCAGAAACTCAACGACGAAACGGACTCAGAATGCCGTCAAGAGAATCCGAATATATCCCTGTAAAAAACTTCATCAATTGTGGAAAAAATGGTTAGCTGCTTATCGCTGGATTTATAACTGGACGATTGCTTACCTGAGAAATAAACCCAACTTATCAGCGTTCTCATTACAAGCTTTAGCTCGCGAGGAAAATCGTCCTGATTGGGTCAAAGAATTGCCGGGTCACCAGTTACAAGAAGCTGTAGCAGACGCCGTAGATGCTCATAAACAAGCCAAAGCCAATATCGGGAATGCCTCTTTTAAGTCTTGTCGCGCTTTTGATCAAGTGATTAAATTCAAGGTAGGTAATTTCAAGAACGGGACTTGGTATTGTCAGGCAACTAAAGGACTTGAGTTCAAATCAGCCGAAAAAATCCCACAGCAATGCCGTTATGGAACTCAACTTCTTTATCAGAAAGGCTTATGGTTT encodes:
- a CDS encoding IS607 family transposase, encoding MKYVTPREASESLGVAISTLRRWDKQGKIKSIRTPGGQRRFAIVEYEQDAKPTICYARVSSYSQRDDLSRQVEFLRHAYPSSEIVQEIGSGLNFKRKKLIAILERIYRADVGCLVCAYPDRIVRFGFPLIEWLCDQAGCKLVVLNQRNLSPERELVEDILSILHCFSARLYGLRKYKKQVEKVLQEKSQKLNDETDSECRQENPNISL
- a CDS encoding Fur family transcriptional regulator; this translates as MKKISSLEDALNQCRDLGMRMSRQRRFILELLWQVPEHLSAREIYDRLNREGKAIGHTSVYQNLEALSGQGIIECIERSDGRLYGNISDSHSHINCLNTGQLLDIYVTLPEELIKQIEAQTGVQITDYRIDFYGYRLSSAETSEQIAVTD